The following coding sequences lie in one Yoonia sp. G8-12 genomic window:
- a CDS encoding VOC family protein, translating into MTPQRVTLITLGVADLKRSKAFYSALGWTPTNDEGEVVFYQINGMVLGLFGLGPLAKDQGRPDAKLGTGAVTLAQNFTTDAEVDAAYALALKAGATSLKAPEKVFWGGYSGYYADPDGHVWEVAQNPFWTLNADGSLTLDAE; encoded by the coding sequence ATGACACCCCAACGCGTGACACTGATTACCCTTGGGGTGGCTGATCTGAAACGGTCCAAAGCGTTTTACAGCGCGCTGGGATGGACCCCGACCAATGACGAGGGCGAGGTCGTCTTCTACCAGATCAACGGCATGGTGTTGGGCCTTTTCGGGCTGGGTCCCTTGGCCAAAGACCAAGGGCGGCCCGACGCGAAGCTGGGCACCGGTGCGGTCACGTTGGCGCAGAATTTCACCACCGATGCAGAAGTTGACGCCGCCTATGCTCTGGCTCTCAAAGCGGGCGCAACATCGCTGAAAGCCCCCGAAAAGGTGTTTTGGGGCGGATACTCGGGTTACTACGCCGATCCGGACGGGCATGTCTGGGAAGTCGCGCAAAACCCGTTCTGGACGCTGAACGCTGATGGCAGCCTGACATTGGACGCCGAATGA
- the gyrB gene encoding DNA topoisomerase (ATP-hydrolyzing) subunit B: MADEPQKQEDYGADSIKVLKGLEAVRKRPGMYIGDTDDGSGLHHMVYEVVDNGIDEALAGHADHVYVNINADGSVTVGDNGRGIPVGIHEEEGVSAAEVIMTQLHAGGKFDQNSYKVSGGLHGVGVSVVNALSDFLELRIWRDGKEHYARFEGGFTTEHLRVEGDANGRKGTEVTFLASTSTFSNRDYEFSILEKRLRELAFLNSGVRIILQDLRPAEPLKADLFYEGGVKEFVKYLDRSKTPLMEEPIYVTGERDDIGVEVAMWWNDSYNEMVLPFTNNIPQRDGGTHLAGFRGALTRAIAKYATETGISKKEKVSLTGDDAREGLTCVLSVKVPDPKFSSQTKDKLVSSEVRPAVENLMGEKLNEWFEENPQMAKSIISKIVEAAAAREAARKAREIRRKSAMDVNFNASKLKDCSEKDPSKTEVFLVEGDSAGGSAQTGRDRGTQAILPLKGKILNVERARFDRMLGSQEIGNLVMALGTGIGRDEFNIDKLRYHKVIIMTDADVDGAHIRTLLLTFFFRQMPELIEGGYLYIAQPPLYKVSRGKSEVYLKDQLAMDEYLIEQGIDGAMLRQGNGEEIAGADLRRVVDEARQLRRVLEAFPTHYPRHILEQAAIAGAFVPGVVENDLQGTADRVAERLNLIALEWERGWQGRITQDHGMRLARILRGVEEVRTLDGPMLRGGEARRTGTFTQSLQEVYNLPATLVRKDRSQIIHGPLDLLKAILEEGEKGLSYQRYKGLGEMNPDQLWETTLDPDARTLLQVKVEDLAEADDLFTKLMGDVVEPRREFIQNNALNVENLDF, encoded by the coding sequence ATGGCCGACGAACCCCAAAAGCAAGAAGACTACGGCGCAGATTCCATCAAAGTTCTCAAGGGCTTAGAGGCGGTGCGCAAGCGTCCTGGCATGTATATCGGGGATACCGATGATGGCTCCGGTCTGCACCACATGGTCTATGAGGTCGTGGACAACGGCATTGATGAGGCTTTGGCCGGTCACGCCGATCATGTTTATGTGAATATCAACGCCGACGGGTCAGTGACAGTGGGCGACAACGGGCGCGGTATTCCGGTTGGCATCCACGAGGAAGAGGGCGTTTCAGCGGCCGAGGTCATCATGACCCAGCTTCACGCAGGTGGCAAATTCGACCAGAACTCTTATAAGGTTTCCGGTGGTCTGCACGGCGTGGGTGTGTCTGTTGTAAACGCCCTTTCTGATTTCCTTGAACTGCGCATCTGGCGCGACGGAAAAGAGCACTACGCCCGGTTTGAGGGCGGCTTTACCACCGAACATCTGCGCGTTGAGGGCGATGCCAACGGGCGCAAGGGCACCGAGGTGACGTTTCTTGCCTCAACAAGCACGTTCAGCAACCGCGACTATGAATTCAGCATTCTTGAAAAACGTTTGCGCGAACTGGCTTTCCTGAACTCTGGTGTGCGGATCATCCTTCAGGATTTGCGTCCGGCGGAACCGCTCAAGGCAGACTTGTTCTATGAGGGCGGGGTCAAGGAATTCGTCAAATACCTTGACCGGTCGAAAACCCCGCTGATGGAAGAACCCATCTATGTGACAGGTGAACGCGACGACATCGGCGTTGAGGTCGCGATGTGGTGGAACGACAGCTATAACGAAATGGTGCTGCCCTTCACCAACAACATCCCCCAGCGCGATGGCGGCACCCATTTGGCCGGTTTCCGTGGCGCGCTGACCCGTGCGATTGCGAAATATGCGACCGAAACGGGGATTTCCAAGAAAGAAAAAGTGTCCCTGACCGGCGATGACGCGCGCGAAGGATTGACCTGTGTGCTGTCGGTGAAAGTCCCCGACCCGAAATTTTCCAGCCAGACCAAAGACAAGCTGGTAAGTTCGGAAGTGCGCCCCGCAGTTGAAAACCTGATGGGTGAAAAGCTGAACGAATGGTTCGAAGAGAACCCGCAGATGGCAAAGTCGATCATCTCCAAGATCGTTGAAGCCGCCGCCGCGCGTGAAGCGGCGCGCAAGGCCCGTGAAATCCGTCGCAAATCTGCGATGGACGTAAACTTTAACGCCTCCAAGCTCAAAGATTGCTCTGAAAAAGACCCCTCCAAAACCGAAGTCTTCCTCGTCGAGGGTGACTCGGCGGGCGGGTCTGCCCAAACGGGGCGGGATCGCGGCACGCAGGCTATCTTGCCGCTCAAGGGTAAAATCCTGAACGTCGAACGCGCCCGTTTTGACCGGATGCTGGGCAGTCAGGAAATTGGCAACCTTGTCATGGCGCTGGGCACCGGCATTGGCCGCGATGAATTCAACATCGACAAGCTACGCTATCATAAGGTCATCATCATGACTGACGCGGATGTTGACGGGGCGCACATCCGCACGCTTTTGCTGACCTTCTTCTTCCGCCAGATGCCGGAACTGATCGAAGGGGGCTACCTCTACATTGCGCAACCGCCGCTTTACAAAGTTTCGCGCGGCAAGTCCGAGGTTTACCTCAAAGATCAACTGGCGATGGACGAATACCTGATCGAACAGGGCATTGACGGCGCGATGCTGCGCCAAGGCAATGGCGAAGAAATTGCCGGGGCTGATCTGCGGCGTGTCGTGGACGAAGCCCGCCAGCTTCGGCGTGTGCTGGAAGCTTTCCCAACGCATTATCCACGCCACATTCTGGAACAGGCGGCCATTGCCGGTGCTTTTGTCCCCGGCGTTGTGGAAAACGACCTGCAAGGCACCGCTGATCGTGTGGCCGAACGGTTGAACCTGATTGCGCTGGAATGGGAACGCGGCTGGCAAGGCCGGATCACCCAAGACCACGGGATGCGGCTAGCGCGTATCCTGCGCGGTGTTGAAGAAGTGCGCACGCTGGATGGCCCGATGCTGCGTGGCGGTGAGGCACGGCGCACCGGAACGTTCACGCAAAGCTTGCAAGAGGTCTATAACCTACCCGCTACTTTGGTGCGCAAGGACCGCAGTCAGATTATTCACGGCCCGCTTGATCTGCTCAAGGCGATCTTGGAAGAGGGCGAAAAAGGTCTGTCCTATCAACGCTACAAGGGCCTTGGCGAAATGAACCCCGACCAGCTTTGGGAAACCACGCTGGACCCTGACGCGCGGACGCTTTTGCAGGTCAAGGTCGAGGATCTGGCCGAGGCTGACGACCTGTTCACCAAGCTGATGGGTGACGTGGTCGAACCGCGCCGTGAGTTCATCCAGAACAACGCATTGAACGTCGAAAATCTGGATTTCTAA
- the recF gene encoding DNA replication/repair protein RecF (All proteins in this family for which functions are known are DNA-binding proteins that assist the filamentation of RecA onto DNA for the initiation of recombination or recombinational repair.): MTKLALQELTLSHFRSHKRVAITLDPRPLAIFGPNGAGKTNIIEAVSLLSPGRGLRRAGADDLARRPEALGWKITGILQSLHQTHEVETWAEAGNPRQLRIDGKAAPQTALGRIGRILWLVPSMDRLWIEGAEGRRRFLDRATLSFEPTHAEAVLAYEKAMRERNRLLKDMVRDPHWYTAIEAQMAESGATIQRNRLFAIDELTAAQASATTAFPTATLALTSPDPVPDDLQTALAENRARDMAAGRTLIGPHRADLDAVFADKGVPAKDCSTGEQKALLISLILANGRALARDFGAPPILLLDEVAAHLDARRRAALYDEICSLGAQAFMTGTGAELFTELGDRAQYAEVTETDGQSTIALKDRP, translated from the coding sequence GTGACAAAGCTCGCATTACAAGAGCTGACACTTTCGCACTTCCGCTCGCACAAGCGCGTGGCGATCACGCTTGATCCACGCCCTTTGGCGATTTTTGGCCCCAATGGTGCGGGTAAAACCAACATCATCGAGGCCGTTTCACTGCTCTCGCCCGGGCGTGGCCTGCGCCGTGCCGGGGCCGACGATCTGGCACGCAGGCCAGAGGCGTTGGGCTGGAAGATCACCGGTATCCTGCAATCCCTGCACCAAACCCATGAGGTTGAGACATGGGCCGAAGCAGGCAACCCGCGCCAGCTGCGCATTGATGGGAAGGCCGCCCCGCAAACGGCGCTGGGGCGCATCGGGCGGATATTGTGGCTGGTGCCGTCGATGGACAGGCTCTGGATCGAAGGGGCCGAAGGGCGGCGGCGTTTTCTGGACCGCGCCACGCTCAGCTTTGAACCAACCCATGCCGAGGCCGTGCTGGCATATGAAAAGGCTATGCGTGAACGCAACCGTTTGCTTAAGGATATGGTGCGTGATCCGCATTGGTACACCGCGATTGAGGCGCAGATGGCCGAATCCGGCGCCACCATTCAGCGCAATAGGCTTTTCGCGATAGATGAGCTAACCGCCGCCCAAGCCTCCGCCACCACGGCGTTTCCCACCGCGACGCTCGCGCTGACATCACCCGACCCGGTGCCGGATGACCTGCAAACCGCGCTCGCCGAGAACCGTGCGCGCGACATGGCGGCAGGGCGCACCCTGATCGGCCCCCACCGTGCCGATCTTGATGCTGTATTTGCCGATAAAGGTGTGCCTGCCAAGGACTGTTCAACCGGTGAACAAAAGGCGCTGCTGATCAGTTTGATCCTCGCCAATGGCCGTGCGCTCGCGCGCGATTTTGGCGCACCGCCCATATTGTTGCTTGATGAGGTCGCCGCCCACCTTGACGCGCGCCGCCGCGCCGCACTTTATGATGAAATCTGTAGCTTGGGCGCGCAGGCCTTTATGACAGGCACCGGAGCCGAGCTGTTCACAGAACTGGGCGACCGCGCACAGTATGCGGAAGTGACTGAAACCGATGGGCAATCGACCATCGCACTAAAGGACAGGCCATGA
- a CDS encoding AbrB family transcriptional regulator encodes MPQFVALAIGLCGGLAAYYGGLPLPWMLGPMVANTVAAMLRAPIAGPDKLRPFMIPIIGVMLGSGVSAEVLGLLGSWLITLLLLPLFLVCAAGISYTVYRRLGGYDPVTAFYCAMPGGLNEMLMLGAAAGGNERRIALAHAARVLIIIVFVALFFGLVLGVSSGGRGAAQWIGLYQITAQDYAILGVCAVLGALIGKWLGLPTAPIFGPMILSGVAHIAGWVTVAPLTIFVIAAQITIGTIIGTRFIGATVREIRTDIGLSSVASFLMLIAAVGFAELIVMISGIPLAQAFLAFSPGGLTEMSLLTLAMGQDVAYVSIMHIIRITVVIALAPFVFRLTRQRNR; translated from the coding sequence ATGCCCCAGTTTGTGGCGCTGGCGATTGGGCTGTGCGGTGGATTGGCGGCATACTACGGCGGTCTACCTTTGCCCTGGATGCTGGGTCCGATGGTGGCAAACACGGTGGCTGCGATGTTGCGCGCACCTATTGCGGGACCGGATAAACTCCGGCCATTTATGATTCCGATCATTGGTGTGATGTTGGGTTCCGGCGTCTCGGCAGAAGTGCTGGGTTTGTTAGGTAGCTGGCTTATCACGCTGCTGTTGCTGCCGCTGTTTTTGGTCTGTGCGGCGGGCATTTCGTACACGGTTTATCGCAGGCTTGGCGGCTATGATCCGGTCACTGCATTCTATTGCGCCATGCCCGGCGGCCTGAATGAGATGCTGATGCTGGGTGCTGCCGCGGGTGGAAACGAGCGCCGGATCGCTTTGGCTCATGCGGCGCGTGTACTGATTATCATCGTTTTTGTGGCGCTGTTCTTTGGCCTTGTGCTGGGGGTTTCCAGCGGGGGGCGCGGGGCCGCGCAGTGGATTGGGCTGTATCAGATCACCGCACAGGATTACGCCATTTTGGGGGTTTGCGCTGTTTTAGGGGCGCTGATAGGCAAATGGCTGGGTCTGCCTACGGCACCGATTTTCGGCCCTATGATCCTCAGCGGTGTGGCCCATATCGCGGGCTGGGTCACTGTGGCGCCGCTGACGATTTTTGTGATCGCCGCACAGATCACCATCGGGACGATCATCGGGACACGGTTCATTGGCGCAACGGTGCGGGAAATCCGAACCGATATCGGGCTATCGTCGGTGGCGTCGTTCCTGATGCTGATTGCCGCCGTGGGCTTTGCGGAATTGATCGTCATGATCAGCGGCATTCCCTTGGCGCAGGCGTTTCTGGCGTTCTCGCCGGGTGGTTTGACTGAAATGTCGCTCTTGACCCTCGCGATGGGGCAGGACGTGGCCTATGTGTCGATCATGCATATCATACGCATCACGGTGGTGATTGCGTTGGCGCCGTTTGTGTTTCGACTAACACGCCAACGCAATCGTTAG
- a CDS encoding LysE family translocator — MTITAYELLLYAGALLILFMTPGPVWVALLARSLSGGFQAAWPLAIGVAIGDILWPLVAVLGVAWLVSEFAGFMDFLKYVAVLVFMLMGAALIRNADHALNANSRLARPGMWAGFVAGVAVIIGNPKAALFYMGILPGFFDLSAVTTLDMVAICALSFMVPLVGNLVLAASVDRVRGVLKSPAAVRRMNIIAGCLLIAVGVVIGLT; from the coding sequence ATGACAATCACAGCCTATGAACTTCTGCTTTACGCGGGTGCGTTGCTTATTCTTTTCATGACACCCGGCCCGGTCTGGGTGGCCTTACTGGCGCGGTCGCTTTCGGGCGGATTTCAGGCCGCTTGGCCACTGGCCATTGGCGTGGCAATTGGCGATATTCTCTGGCCGCTTGTGGCGGTGCTGGGCGTGGCGTGGCTGGTGTCGGAATTCGCCGGTTTTATGGATTTTCTCAAATACGTCGCCGTGCTTGTCTTCATGCTGATGGGCGCGGCACTCATCCGCAACGCCGACCACGCGCTGAATGCCAATAGCAGGCTGGCGCGCCCCGGCATGTGGGCGGGGTTCGTGGCTGGTGTCGCCGTGATCATCGGTAATCCCAAAGCCGCGCTGTTCTATATGGGCATCCTGCCCGGGTTCTTTGATCTCAGCGCGGTGACGACGCTTGATATGGTCGCGATCTGCGCGCTCAGCTTCATGGTCCCCTTGGTGGGAAACCTTGTGCTCGCCGCCTCGGTGGACCGGGTGCGCGGAGTGCTGAAATCACCCGCTGCGGTGCGCCGGATGAACATCATCGCGGGCTGTCTTTTGATCGCTGTAGGCGTTGTGATCGGGCTGACCTGA